One window from the genome of Rhodohalobacter barkolensis encodes:
- a CDS encoding peptidoglycan DD-metalloendopeptidase family protein produces the protein MTKTKIKPVMNLPDEYEVFDFSNGYDPEVMTRFVQSGGWGVGGYSEKRQNMYLAPQYENRRNIHMGIDVWAAAGEPVFAPISGEVAYLANHEQQGNYGGTLVLKHTLKGKIYFALYGHLSPESISHLKPGLKVEAGEKVGELGAEEENGNWPPHLHYQISIEDPGEADMPGVVSDEELEEALKHYPDPRILLGEIY, from the coding sequence ATGACTAAAACAAAAATTAAACCGGTGATGAACCTGCCGGATGAATATGAAGTATTTGATTTTTCAAACGGATATGATCCCGAGGTAATGACCCGGTTTGTACAAAGTGGCGGTTGGGGAGTTGGCGGTTACAGCGAGAAGCGACAGAACATGTACCTGGCACCTCAATACGAAAATCGCCGAAATATTCATATGGGCATTGATGTTTGGGCAGCGGCCGGAGAACCGGTTTTTGCTCCGATTTCCGGTGAGGTTGCCTACCTTGCAAATCATGAACAGCAGGGGAATTATGGAGGAACGCTGGTTCTAAAGCATACCCTGAAGGGGAAAATATATTTTGCACTGTACGGCCATCTGTCGCCTGAAAGCATCTCACATCTAAAACCGGGACTAAAGGTAGAAGCCGGAGAAAAAGTTGGCGAACTTGGAGCCGAAGAGGAGAATGGAAACTGGCCTCCGCATCTGCATTATCAGATCAGTATTGAAGATCCCGGTGAGGCGGATATGCCGGGAGTCGTTTCGGATGAAGAACTCGAAGAGGCATTGAAACACTATCCCGATCCGCGAATTCTATTGGGTGAAATTTACTAA
- the alr gene encoding alanine racemase translates to MQRSPSESLQPSLIELSRSALEQNFSFLQSRAKNGVRISSVIKGNAYGHGISSFIPLAELCGIDHFSVFSADEAEGVLKFRSNPDTDVMIMGMIRDEELSWAIENGIEVYLFEMERLDRAFEEAGKLGKKARVHLQIETGMHRTGFEKPEWETVFQKINDNPESFDLKGICTHYAGAESVANYFRIQKQNETFREAVEMAKSMFDQMPPVHASSSAAFLTMPKMHYDMVRIGIAQYGFWPSRETYMHHAKANDFEEEQDPLRRVMTWKSEVMSTKWVKAGDFIGYGNVYMAGRDMRIATVPIGYTHGFGRNLTNSGYVLIRGVRANVSGLVNMNMITVDITDIPGVEKGDEVVLIGHQGDDEITVASFGEMTNNLNYEILTRLPASIPRVVVD, encoded by the coding sequence ATGCAACGATCTCCGTCCGAATCCCTTCAGCCGTCACTTATTGAACTTAGCCGTTCCGCACTCGAACAGAACTTCTCGTTTTTACAAAGCAGGGCTAAAAATGGCGTGCGAATCTCTTCGGTAATCAAAGGGAATGCATATGGTCATGGGATCTCCTCATTTATTCCGTTGGCTGAATTATGCGGGATTGATCACTTTTCTGTATTCAGTGCAGATGAGGCTGAAGGAGTGCTGAAGTTCAGGTCAAATCCCGATACGGATGTTATGATTATGGGAATGATACGGGATGAGGAACTATCCTGGGCAATTGAAAATGGTATTGAGGTCTATCTTTTTGAGATGGAACGCCTGGACAGGGCGTTTGAAGAAGCAGGTAAATTGGGAAAAAAAGCCAGGGTACATCTTCAGATCGAAACCGGTATGCACCGGACAGGATTTGAGAAGCCGGAATGGGAAACAGTATTCCAGAAGATTAATGACAATCCCGAATCTTTTGATTTGAAAGGGATCTGCACACACTATGCGGGGGCTGAAAGTGTGGCAAACTACTTCAGGATTCAGAAACAGAATGAAACCTTTCGAGAAGCCGTGGAAATGGCCAAATCAATGTTTGATCAGATGCCTCCCGTTCATGCTTCCAGTTCTGCGGCATTTTTAACCATGCCTAAGATGCATTACGATATGGTTCGAATTGGTATTGCCCAGTACGGATTCTGGCCCAGCCGGGAGACATACATGCATCACGCCAAGGCTAATGATTTTGAGGAAGAGCAAGATCCGCTTCGCAGGGTGATGACCTGGAAGAGTGAGGTGATGAGTACTAAATGGGTGAAAGCCGGAGATTTTATCGGTTATGGAAATGTGTATATGGCAGGGCGTGATATGCGAATTGCCACGGTTCCCATTGGATATACTCACGGTTTTGGGAGAAATCTAACCAACTCCGGTTACGTGTTGATTAGAGGAGTGAGAGCAAATGTATCCGGATTGGTAAATATGAACATGATTACAGTAGATATCACAGATATTCCGGGTGTTGAAAAAGGGGATGAAGTTGTCCTGATCGGTCACCAGGGAGATGATGAGATTACCGTAGCTTCTTTCGGTGAGATGACCAACAACCTGAATTACGAGATTTTGACTCGCCTGCCGGCATCAATCCCGAGGGTTGTGGTGGATTAA
- a CDS encoding PAS domain S-box protein, with product MNSHHFYESVFEALPIPALLIKPDAPQFGILDVNENFFQIYSDPDAQIIGQPFFDVFPGNLNDPNDLNAKIQLKSLKTVIESGKPHDLEVQKYEFKNRKTGEKKWAYYKIKNTPIVDLDGNVECILHSVLDVTSEINHKQKTEKDEKRFRSLVENGSDVLFILDKEGNPTYISPNISNVLGYSVESAMNFKPGEIMHPQDLPQVMNEIDVALSNPAMPITVTPARMRHKNGSWRWMAGTITNMLHDPSINGIVDNFRDITEKVEADKKLRESNEKFQSLVQSIDGIFWEADANTFNFYYISPQVEEILGYTPEQWLNNEGFWQNNIHPADRDDAIEYYRLEADEGRNHEFEYRFRKADGNYIWMRDVVTVVSKNGEPDIMRGFLLDITHQKDLEARLIDAYNLAKIGDWELNLIEHTLSWSKYVKELHDVPKDYEPDLESAINFYEEGESQKKIEQAVAYAVEEGKTFDLELKIITAKRNEKWIRTVGKPIFSNHECVAIYGTTQDITSRKKAELADRSNRLKLQNILDQAIDVICIIDEDGRLEVVSSASEQVWGYKPEELIGTRYMDLIYKDDKEHTQEVAASIMQGNDVTYFENRYVHKSGEIVPIVWSATWSDADQKMYATARDARELKKAQKELKATEEQLRNIVEHSTNMFYTHGVDGVLTYVSPQSEHFLGYKPEETKRRWLDFITDHPDNQIGSERTDKAIQTGKVQPPYELQLEKSDGQLIWVEVNEAPLLKDGKTVAIVGSLTDITDRKHYQQQLKRSLERYDYVSKASRDAIYDWDIESDNLHWGEGFQKLFGYDITEDLFPLGDYTKMVHPSDHPVAQKSLDEALQSDKTFWSCEYRFKKKNGTYAYVIENAYIIRNDSGKAIRMVGAIRDITDSKRQQVQEELKQTVSQFFKSGLKLNEFMPDLLGKLAQEGNYDFAEFWLSTSDQSSLVLSSTHNRNGKGSKFHELSSDVKRFKYGEGLPGKIWKSNKEILWDNIGQHPNFVRSDSASNAGLHSAYGLPLLSNDQFIGVLLFGSNKPASEFEQNIYRFDGLSESLGKEIQRKIQEEEFFLLFQSAPEIIGVVAPDDRFIRVNPAFCEITGYTEEELTSKPFTSFIHPKDLENTNNEQFDTFTGKHIAKNLVNRWRTKSGEYRWISWNSSHLFGDDHLVFAFGRDVTETKKLEKLLDQTSELAIIGSWELDFRKDVETLYWSRTTQDILEVDDSHTPTIEDGLGFYEPESRILIHNAIEKAMQDGSSFDLELQLKTAKGNIKWVRCIGDSEFKDDKCIRIYGSIQDITEKVIAEQEIYESELRFRSLVQDSGDLIGILDENAFYTYVAQNSEAILGIPADHFIEKHVSEFIHPDDLPRIAEIIGTIKNQQRFEIDPFRFRDGFGRWRWIETVITNSLDNPAINGYVVNSRDVTRQKEREEKLKDLSLVASKTTDVVIITDAEEKITWVNRAFEELTEYTLSEVEGKIPGDFLQGPDSSEETIATFRKAIDKHESVSSIILNYTKSGNPYWLEVNIDPILDESGNCTHFIAIERDVTDKIEKEITLRESLERYDIVSKATSDTIWDMDLSTGTMQYNNNIHNMFGFSVDEVENISDWWRNHIHPDDRAYVNQMFRKAITDRTERFQLDYRFRSRDGSYKYIFDRAFVMKDESGEPIRIIGAMQDITQEVEEQERLKLLESVITNSNDSVVISEGEPSDGPGREIIFVNKAFTKLTGYTKKDVESHTLEILNGPETDREKLALLGEQMNNKEISRMELLNYKKSGEKFWISLSSVPVFDNQNNCTHWVTIGRDITDEKRREKILKDSLKEKETLLAEIHHRVKNNLAIVSSLMQMQAMNSDSEELNRQLLESVLRIKSMAGIHEQLYQANDFTRLQFSDSLKNLTRNIIDTLQTDMDIELKIDIEPIELNINQSVPCSLLMNEVITNILKHGFEGRKKGIIQLKSHEEEEIVSIQVIDNGVGLPDDFETMKNSSLGLELIELLTEQLEGENRYYSNGTGTVFELCFKKTDIKGSASAFID from the coding sequence ATGAATTCACACCATTTTTATGAATCTGTTTTTGAGGCCTTGCCTATCCCCGCTCTGCTAATTAAGCCGGATGCACCTCAATTCGGGATTCTTGATGTGAATGAAAACTTTTTCCAGATCTACTCCGATCCAGATGCGCAAATTATTGGCCAACCTTTCTTTGATGTTTTCCCGGGTAACCTTAACGACCCCAATGACCTAAACGCAAAAATTCAGCTTAAATCACTCAAAACCGTAATTGAGAGTGGAAAACCACACGATTTAGAAGTTCAAAAGTATGAATTTAAGAACCGGAAAACCGGTGAGAAAAAGTGGGCCTACTATAAAATAAAGAACACGCCCATCGTAGATTTAGACGGCAATGTTGAGTGCATTTTACACTCGGTTCTTGATGTCACTTCAGAAATCAATCATAAACAGAAAACCGAAAAAGATGAGAAGCGTTTCCGTTCATTGGTGGAAAATGGAAGTGATGTACTCTTTATACTGGATAAAGAAGGAAATCCAACCTATATCTCCCCTAACATATCAAATGTTCTTGGATATAGTGTTGAAAGTGCCATGAATTTTAAACCGGGTGAGATAATGCATCCGCAAGATCTTCCTCAAGTGATGAATGAGATTGATGTTGCCCTTTCCAATCCCGCTATGCCGATTACTGTTACACCGGCCCGAATGCGGCATAAAAACGGATCATGGCGCTGGATGGCAGGTACGATCACCAATATGCTCCACGATCCGTCGATTAATGGAATTGTCGATAATTTCCGGGATATCACAGAAAAGGTTGAAGCCGATAAAAAGCTCCGTGAATCTAACGAGAAGTTCCAGTCTCTTGTTCAATCCATTGACGGTATTTTTTGGGAAGCGGATGCCAACACATTCAACTTTTACTACATTAGCCCACAGGTTGAAGAAATTTTGGGTTATACTCCCGAACAGTGGCTAAATAATGAAGGATTTTGGCAGAATAATATTCATCCTGCCGACCGAGATGATGCTATTGAATATTATCGTCTTGAAGCAGATGAGGGACGTAACCATGAATTTGAATACCGTTTTCGAAAAGCAGATGGTAATTATATCTGGATGCGGGATGTTGTAACGGTTGTCTCAAAAAATGGAGAGCCCGATATCATGCGTGGATTTCTTCTTGATATAACCCACCAAAAAGATCTTGAAGCTCGACTGATCGATGCCTATAACCTTGCAAAAATTGGTGACTGGGAGCTAAATCTTATCGAGCACACTCTATCCTGGTCTAAATATGTAAAAGAGCTGCACGATGTCCCAAAGGATTATGAACCGGACCTGGAAAGTGCCATCAACTTTTATGAAGAGGGCGAGAGCCAGAAAAAAATTGAACAGGCTGTTGCATATGCCGTTGAAGAAGGCAAAACATTTGATTTAGAGTTAAAAATCATTACCGCTAAAAGGAATGAAAAGTGGATACGAACTGTAGGAAAACCCATTTTTTCCAATCATGAATGCGTAGCCATCTACGGAACTACACAAGATATAACATCCAGAAAAAAAGCCGAACTTGCAGATCGAAGCAACCGACTGAAGCTACAGAATATTCTGGATCAGGCAATTGATGTGATTTGTATTATTGATGAAGATGGACGCCTGGAAGTTGTGAGCAGTGCTTCTGAACAGGTTTGGGGATATAAGCCGGAAGAATTGATCGGCACCCGGTATATGGACCTGATTTATAAGGATGATAAAGAGCATACCCAAGAAGTTGCCGCCAGTATTATGCAGGGTAACGACGTTACCTACTTTGAGAATCGCTATGTTCACAAAAGTGGAGAAATTGTCCCTATTGTCTGGTCTGCCACATGGAGCGATGCGGATCAGAAAATGTATGCCACAGCGCGGGATGCCCGTGAACTTAAAAAGGCACAAAAAGAACTCAAAGCAACCGAAGAACAGCTGCGGAATATTGTAGAACACAGCACCAACATGTTCTATACTCACGGTGTGGATGGTGTTCTTACCTATGTAAGCCCACAATCCGAACACTTCCTGGGTTACAAACCGGAGGAGACAAAACGCCGGTGGTTAGATTTTATAACCGATCATCCCGACAATCAAATTGGAAGCGAGCGAACTGATAAAGCGATTCAAACCGGTAAAGTGCAGCCACCGTATGAGCTGCAACTCGAAAAATCGGACGGCCAGCTTATTTGGGTTGAAGTAAATGAAGCTCCCCTGCTAAAAGATGGCAAAACCGTGGCAATCGTTGGGTCGCTTACTGATATCACGGATCGGAAGCACTACCAGCAGCAGCTGAAGCGAAGTCTGGAACGATATGACTATGTATCCAAAGCATCGCGCGATGCTATCTACGACTGGGATATTGAATCGGATAACCTGCATTGGGGAGAGGGGTTTCAAAAACTTTTTGGGTATGACATAACTGAGGATTTATTCCCTCTTGGAGATTATACCAAAATGGTCCACCCGTCAGACCACCCTGTAGCGCAAAAAAGTTTGGATGAAGCTCTCCAATCGGATAAAACGTTCTGGAGCTGCGAATACCGCTTTAAGAAAAAAAATGGCACCTATGCATATGTGATAGAGAACGCATATATCATTCGCAACGATTCCGGAAAAGCCATCCGGATGGTTGGGGCTATTCGCGACATCACCGATTCTAAAAGGCAACAGGTTCAAGAGGAACTTAAACAAACAGTTTCTCAATTCTTCAAATCCGGCTTAAAACTGAATGAATTCATGCCCGATCTGCTCGGTAAGTTAGCTCAGGAAGGAAATTACGATTTCGCAGAATTCTGGCTTAGCACATCCGACCAATCATCACTGGTCCTGAGTTCAACTCATAACCGGAATGGAAAAGGCTCAAAGTTTCACGAGCTCAGCAGTGATGTAAAACGCTTTAAATATGGGGAAGGACTGCCCGGCAAAATATGGAAATCTAATAAAGAGATTCTTTGGGATAATATTGGTCAACACCCAAATTTTGTTCGGTCAGATTCGGCAAGTAACGCCGGGCTCCACTCCGCTTATGGCCTGCCACTTTTAAGTAATGATCAATTTATAGGAGTTCTTCTTTTTGGCAGCAATAAACCGGCGTCTGAATTTGAACAGAACATCTACAGGTTCGATGGGCTTTCAGAGTCACTTGGAAAAGAGATTCAACGAAAAATTCAAGAAGAAGAGTTCTTTCTTCTGTTCCAAAGTGCTCCTGAAATTATTGGAGTTGTAGCTCCCGATGACCGTTTTATTCGTGTAAATCCCGCTTTTTGTGAAATTACAGGCTACACCGAAGAAGAACTGACATCCAAACCGTTTACCTCTTTTATCCATCCTAAGGATCTTGAGAACACTAATAATGAGCAATTTGATACTTTTACCGGAAAACACATTGCCAAAAACCTGGTAAATCGGTGGCGTACAAAATCGGGTGAATATCGCTGGATATCCTGGAATTCATCTCATCTTTTTGGTGACGATCATCTGGTATTTGCTTTTGGAAGGGATGTAACAGAAACTAAAAAACTTGAAAAACTTCTTGACCAAACAAGTGAATTGGCAATAATTGGGAGTTGGGAGCTGGATTTTCGTAAAGATGTTGAAACACTGTATTGGTCAAGAACAACACAAGATATACTGGAAGTAGATGATTCCCATACCCCAACAATTGAGGACGGACTGGGATTTTATGAACCTGAAAGTAGGATTCTGATACATAATGCGATAGAAAAAGCAATGCAGGATGGAAGTTCTTTTGACCTTGAACTGCAGCTCAAAACCGCGAAAGGAAATATTAAATGGGTGCGATGTATAGGCGACTCCGAGTTTAAAGATGATAAATGCATTCGAATATATGGCAGTATCCAGGACATCACAGAGAAAGTTATTGCCGAACAAGAGATCTATGAAAGCGAACTACGCTTCAGGTCATTGGTTCAGGACAGTGGAGATTTGATCGGGATTCTGGACGAAAACGCTTTCTATACTTACGTTGCTCAAAACTCAGAAGCCATTTTAGGTATTCCGGCAGATCATTTTATTGAAAAACACGTTTCAGAATTTATCCATCCGGACGACCTTCCACGAATCGCAGAGATTATTGGTACCATAAAGAATCAGCAACGGTTCGAAATCGATCCGTTCCGATTTCGCGACGGATTTGGCAGATGGCGCTGGATCGAAACCGTTATCACAAATTCTTTAGATAACCCGGCCATCAACGGCTATGTGGTAAATTCAAGGGATGTGACACGCCAAAAAGAACGCGAAGAGAAACTGAAAGACCTATCCCTTGTTGCTTCCAAAACAACCGATGTTGTGATTATTACAGATGCAGAGGAGAAAATTACTTGGGTGAACCGTGCTTTCGAAGAGCTGACTGAGTACACACTGAGTGAAGTTGAGGGAAAAATTCCCGGAGATTTTCTACAAGGACCTGATTCAAGTGAAGAAACGATTGCCACATTCCGAAAAGCCATTGACAAACACGAATCAGTAAGCTCCATCATACTAAACTATACCAAGTCCGGTAATCCCTACTGGCTGGAAGTCAACATCGATCCGATTCTGGATGAATCCGGAAACTGCACTCACTTTATTGCTATTGAGAGAGATGTTACTGATAAAATTGAGAAAGAAATTACTCTCCGGGAAAGCCTTGAACGGTATGATATTGTATCCAAAGCCACCAGCGACACCATCTGGGATATGGATTTGTCTACCGGTACGATGCAGTACAACAATAACATCCACAACATGTTTGGGTTTAGCGTGGATGAGGTTGAAAATATATCCGATTGGTGGAGAAATCATATCCACCCTGACGACCGTGCTTACGTTAACCAAATGTTCCGAAAAGCGATTACAGACCGAACCGAAAGATTTCAGCTTGACTACAGGTTTAGATCCCGGGATGGCAGCTATAAATACATATTCGACAGAGCTTTTGTTATGAAGGATGAGTCGGGCGAACCGATTCGAATAATCGGAGCAATGCAGGATATTACCCAGGAAGTAGAAGAGCAGGAGCGACTAAAACTACTGGAGTCCGTCATTACAAACAGTAATGATTCCGTTGTGATATCGGAAGGAGAACCGAGCGATGGGCCCGGCCGGGAAATTATCTTTGTCAATAAAGCTTTTACCAAGCTGACCGGTTACACCAAAAAGGATGTTGAAAGTCATACACTTGAAATACTGAATGGTCCCGAAACAGATCGCGAAAAACTGGCGCTATTAGGGGAGCAGATGAACAATAAGGAGATCTCAAGAATGGAGCTCTTGAACTACAAAAAGTCAGGAGAAAAATTCTGGATCAGTCTTTCAAGCGTACCCGTGTTTGATAATCAGAACAACTGTACCCATTGGGTAACAATTGGGCGGGACATAACTGATGAGAAAAGACGGGAAAAAATTCTAAAAGACTCTCTAAAAGAGAAAGAAACACTTCTCGCAGAAATCCACCACCGGGTAAAAAACAACCTGGCCATTGTTTCCAGCCTGATGCAGATGCAGGCCATGAACAGTGATAGTGAAGAATTGAACCGTCAGCTGCTCGAAAGCGTGCTCCGGATAAAATCAATGGCCGGTATTCACGAACAGCTTTATCAGGCGAATGACTTTACCCGCCTTCAATTCTCTGATAGCCTGAAGAATTTAACACGGAATATTATCGATACACTGCAAACCGATATGGATATTGAGCTGAAGATAGACATTGAACCGATTGAGTTAAATATCAATCAAAGTGTACCCTGCTCGTTGTTAATGAATGAAGTAATTACAAATATTTTAAAACACGGTTTTGAAGGAAGGAAGAAGGGAATCATTCAACTTAAATCGCATGAAGAAGAGGAAATCGTTTCGATTCAAGTGATTGACAACGGTGTGGGATTACCCGATGATTTTGAAACCATGAAAAACAGCTCCCTGGGACTCGAGCTGATCGAATTGTTAACGGAACAACTGGAGGGAGAAAACAGATATTATTCGAATGGAACCGGTACTGTTTTCGAACTCTGTTTCAAAAAAACAGACATTAAAGGTTCAGCAAGTGCGTTTATTGATTAA
- a CDS encoding amidohydrolase: protein MSMDLDLLRRVRKELHASPELSGSEEETANRVIHLLKELKPDELITNIGGEGIVARFNAIAEVKKTVLFRAELDAIAVNEETDLSYRSGKNGVMHGCGHDGHMAILLGFAREIGKNRPRKTEVWIMFQPAEETGEGAERMLKDPKFEKVNADEAFALHNLPGFPVNQVVVKEDVFAAASTGVEVKFKGKSSHAAYPEQGVNPASYIAELILFADQEFDEFRSLSSINKIVTTYTQLGERAFGISPGEGNVGFTIRSSSDEELEGAVNKLKSKVQQLQKTFEGKISVDLVEPFSATVNHSEGVKAVVDAAEKSGLEWQKAEAPFPWSEDFGEFRKKFSITLFGLGTGEEHPPLHSEKYDFNDELISAGVKMFINLVE, encoded by the coding sequence ATGTCCATGGATTTAGATTTGTTGAGAAGAGTAAGAAAAGAGTTACACGCAAGTCCGGAGTTGTCTGGTTCTGAAGAAGAGACGGCCAATCGGGTTATTCATCTTTTGAAAGAGCTAAAGCCAGATGAACTGATTACCAACATTGGTGGGGAGGGAATTGTGGCCAGGTTCAATGCAATCGCTGAAGTAAAAAAAACAGTTCTGTTCAGGGCAGAGCTGGATGCCATTGCTGTGAATGAGGAAACTGACTTGAGCTACCGGTCAGGAAAAAACGGGGTGATGCACGGTTGCGGCCACGATGGGCATATGGCAATACTGCTTGGCTTTGCCCGCGAAATCGGGAAAAATCGTCCACGTAAAACGGAGGTATGGATCATGTTTCAACCGGCAGAAGAGACCGGAGAGGGAGCGGAGAGAATGTTGAAGGATCCAAAGTTTGAAAAAGTGAATGCAGATGAAGCATTTGCATTGCATAATCTACCGGGTTTTCCTGTGAACCAGGTAGTTGTAAAAGAGGATGTTTTTGCAGCTGCCTCCACGGGTGTTGAGGTAAAATTTAAGGGGAAGTCCAGCCATGCCGCTTACCCCGAACAGGGTGTGAATCCGGCTTCATATATCGCGGAGCTTATTTTGTTCGCAGATCAGGAGTTTGATGAGTTCAGGAGTTTAAGTTCGATCAATAAAATTGTAACAACGTATACACAACTAGGTGAGAGGGCTTTTGGGATCAGTCCGGGAGAGGGAAATGTTGGTTTTACCATTCGATCTTCATCGGATGAGGAGCTGGAAGGCGCTGTGAATAAACTGAAGAGTAAAGTTCAGCAGCTTCAAAAAACATTTGAGGGTAAAATCAGTGTAGATCTGGTGGAGCCGTTTTCTGCAACGGTGAATCATTCAGAGGGTGTAAAAGCGGTGGTTGATGCTGCCGAAAAATCAGGGCTGGAGTGGCAGAAGGCGGAGGCACCTTTCCCCTGGAGTGAGGATTTTGGGGAGTTCCGGAAGAAGTTCTCGATCACGCTATTTGGTTTGGGTACGGGAGAAGAGCATCCCCCGCTTCATTCCGAGAAGTACGATTTTAATGATGAGTTGATAAGTGCGGGCGTTAAGATGTTTATAAATCTGGTCGAGTAA
- a CDS encoding SIMPL domain-containing protein → MNNSKDLGFIVLGISILLGLATLGYLLKDAAVEFKSFERTVTVKGLAEEEHLADIVIWPIQFTEAGNSLDGTYQALENSADKVRSFLTDSGIEEDEISFSTPLLTDRSAQLYGGNENFQYRYIASQTATIYSENVEQVREIMSGLVDLGKQGVTLSGNEYEIRPEYIFNRLNEIKPRMIEQATNEARQVAEKFAEDSNSRLGKIKTASQGQFSIMDRDNNNPHIKKVRVVSTIVYYLSD, encoded by the coding sequence ATGAATAATAGTAAAGATTTAGGTTTCATTGTTTTAGGGATTTCCATCTTGCTTGGTCTGGCAACTCTGGGTTATCTGTTAAAAGATGCTGCTGTTGAATTCAAAAGTTTTGAGCGAACCGTAACAGTAAAAGGTCTGGCCGAAGAGGAGCACCTGGCAGATATTGTAATCTGGCCCATTCAATTTACAGAAGCAGGGAACAGTTTGGATGGAACTTATCAGGCATTGGAAAACAGTGCTGATAAAGTGCGTAGCTTTTTGACGGATAGCGGAATTGAAGAAGATGAAATCTCATTCTCAACACCGCTATTGACTGATCGATCCGCACAGCTTTACGGTGGCAACGAAAATTTTCAATATCGGTATATTGCATCTCAAACGGCCACAATCTACTCAGAAAATGTAGAACAAGTTCGAGAGATCATGAGTGGATTGGTTGATCTGGGAAAACAGGGTGTTACACTCAGCGGGAATGAGTATGAAATCCGCCCTGAATATATCTTTAACCGATTGAATGAAATAAAGCCTCGAATGATCGAACAAGCGACGAACGAAGCACGTCAGGTCGCCGAAAAGTTTGCCGAGGATTCCAACAGCCGGTTAGGTAAGATTAAAACGGCCTCTCAAGGGCAGTTCAGTATCATGGACAGAGACAACAATAATCCACACATTAAAAAAGTACGGGTTGTTTCTACGATTGTATACTACCTGTCGGATTGA